A window from Fibrobacter sp. encodes these proteins:
- a CDS encoding tandem-95 repeat protein: protein MKRKHWSVAALLASAGLLASVGVAQDGAGDASAVENNAPSVNGIPGESIDEGGKFAPIKLDNYVSDDMDKPNQLKWSVTGNKKLKVSISPDRVATIETPDQYWNGNEDITFAATDTKGAVGSETVNFNVESVNNPPVVAQIPDQTIDEGKKFAKIKLDDYVTDPDHPKNQMLWEFDIQPAGKDQADGDLNVEIDPNRVATIVIPDTNWYGAAKIKFTATDGEYASDSKTATFTVNAINDAPVIQKIPDQTIEEKNEFESISLSDFISDVDDDVSKIKWTVAGGKDLKVEIDKYGSANVKIPNEFWNGSETFTFTATDPAGASVSTKATFTVKSINDAPEFVQDIPEQTIDEKQEFKPIELDKYIKDPDHSFEQLKWTISGNKDLKVTIAGKTATIKTPNKLWNGSESIKFNVCDPEGACVESENSFTVNSVNDVPEFVKQIPNQTIDEKKTFAKIKLDEFVKDADHKNSELSWEVDVKHQGKEPESGTLNVNIDESHVASIEIPDKYWNGTAVATFTCTDPDGASIKQPVTFTVKSINDLPVFTKIPDQNIEEKSEFSSIVLDEYLSDADHDISKLKIDITGNKDIKVDLNNKTREVSFKTPSELWNGSETLTFTATDPEGGVAKTQMKLSAKSINDPPVMKDIPEQSIKEKEQFKTVELDKYVDDLDHEKAKLKWTITGNRELKVAVDGNRVMKVTPPSPQWNGSETLTIKVTDPEGATDERSVAYTVESVNDVPEFTKQVAAQTIKEKAQFQPIKLGEMVRDLDHKLSDLNFSVEVKSTIKGKEAGLNVEIDAQKVAKIIIPNKFWNGADEITFTVTDPEGAKASSKALFTVQSVNDVPVLTKIPDQMIDEKQEFASINLAELVTDDDHAFNQLKWTVTGNKALKIDIDKNGVATIKTPNKLWNGSEKVSFAVADPEGATAKSDAVFTVKSINDAPVMKDIANQTIKEKGEFKPINLNDFVSDEDHEKGKLKWTVSGNKDLKVVIDANKVATVTAPSKNWNGSEAITFTVTDPEGASDKRIVTFTVESVNDLPEFVKPIKDQTIQEKREFAIINLNEVAKDPDHKPEQLSWSFDIKPAKGAPKNYTPQLTVKVDDQRMAKIVIPDKYWNGSEQITFKVEDPEGGKATCTALFTVSSVNDAPTIGKIEDQAINEKEQFKDFNLSQIVKDPDHAFDKLKIEVSGNKDLKVSVAKDGAVSVKTPNALWNGTEKLTFTVTDPEGASAKAMATFSVKSINDAPVMKDIANQTIKEKSSFKSFNLDSFVEDLDHPKNKLKWKIEGAKELKVSMDASHNVSVNQPNPNWHGAETIKFTVTDPEGASDSRSVVFTVESVNDAPAFVKDLKDQSIDEKKQFQPIKLDELVKDPDHKNSELKWTFDVKPVKAGAAAKGKKGAKAEEAPAGETLKVKVDAQNVATIVIPNKYWNGAADISFTVTDPEGAKVTKMARYEVRSINDPPKISDKAPKGETIKENGVFKTIDLSTLASDPDHKATQLKWSVSGNKGLKVDLRKDNTAIISVPNSQWNGKEMISFTVTDPEGASATHKMNFEVTRVNDAPVLKPIPAQKIKEKQQFKPIKLDEFVTDPDNKASELKWTVSGNKKLKAEINGSRVLTVSAPDQYFWCEPEMLVIQVSDPDGATTSVTTTFEITSVNDAPVMKDIPAQKIKEKGQFKEIDLNKFVKDPDHRNDQLTWEVKVAKVSAAAPAKKPAKKAPAKKGKKGAKEEAAEPAAEPVDEFQVEVDSKNIARIKLANKYWNGERNVTFTVKDPEGASDSKTVNFLVESVNDAPEIKPIAIQSIKEKESFKAIDLSEYVSDPDHKFEQLKFELAPARALKASINAKKQLVVSTPDKFWNGTEKLKLDVFDPEGAKATQQITFEVTPVNDPPVISKIDGQKIKEKEKFQIVDLSKAATDPDNKPNELKWTVSGNKDLKVDIKGNRAQILTPNPNWFGKETLTFTVKDIAGASASAKATFEVTPVNDPPTLKPVQPFVIDEKKTFAPFDFSKVVSDPDNKLDELVWTLDNETPASKNAKNAPAKGKKAKPAKNAEPPVKHEINFSISDKGVLTAEIPNKYWNGSETVTVNVFDPAGEKASVQVKYTVKPVNDPPVVKEIPGQETLEGKSFKPIKLDNYVSDPDHKVHEIKWKVTGAKNLAVEISGGREAVIKPKKADWFGEETLVFTAQDPAGGMDKTVAKFVVKHVNAAPIMRDIPDFTIKENENKGVVAKIKLDQYARDKDHRFDELKWSFTGNKFLTVKYDRNTKTAIVAMPHEHWKGKPERITFTVTDPEGAKASRTATFTVIAVNNPPVATAQTYMTQEGDELKVPASEGLMAGVVDPDGEKPVAVQLVMKPRNGKMTLNEKDGSFTYMPNKGFSGLDEFSFKVKDPGGMYSQVTTAEINVSFKMKDLRGGMKKEEAKKEDPKEDSKKEDPKKDAKGKKGKKGKKR, encoded by the coding sequence ATGAAAAGAAAACATTGGTCTGTAGCAGCCCTCTTGGCCTCGGCAGGATTGCTCGCATCTGTGGGTGTTGCCCAGGATGGAGCCGGGGATGCATCGGCTGTTGAAAACAACGCCCCTTCCGTAAATGGAATTCCGGGTGAATCCATTGATGAAGGCGGCAAGTTCGCTCCCATCAAGTTGGATAACTATGTATCCGATGATATGGATAAGCCGAACCAGCTGAAGTGGTCCGTTACCGGAAACAAGAAGCTGAAGGTCAGCATTTCTCCGGATCGTGTTGCAACGATCGAAACTCCGGACCAGTACTGGAACGGTAACGAAGACATTACCTTCGCAGCCACCGATACCAAGGGTGCCGTGGGTTCTGAAACCGTTAACTTCAACGTCGAATCCGTAAACAATCCTCCGGTGGTGGCTCAGATTCCTGACCAGACCATCGACGAAGGCAAGAAGTTCGCCAAGATCAAGCTTGACGACTACGTGACCGACCCTGACCATCCCAAGAACCAGATGCTTTGGGAATTCGACATCCAACCGGCAGGCAAGGATCAAGCTGACGGCGACCTGAATGTGGAAATCGACCCGAACCGTGTTGCAACGATCGTCATCCCTGATACCAACTGGTACGGTGCAGCCAAGATCAAGTTTACTGCAACCGATGGCGAATACGCCAGCGATTCCAAGACTGCCACCTTTACGGTGAACGCAATCAACGATGCTCCGGTTATCCAGAAGATTCCCGACCAGACCATCGAAGAAAAGAACGAATTCGAATCCATCAGCCTCTCTGACTTCATTAGCGATGTGGATGATGATGTTTCCAAGATTAAGTGGACTGTTGCCGGCGGCAAGGACCTGAAGGTCGAAATCGACAAGTACGGTTCTGCAAACGTCAAGATTCCCAACGAATTCTGGAACGGCTCCGAAACCTTTACCTTCACTGCTACTGACCCGGCTGGCGCTTCTGTCAGCACCAAGGCCACCTTCACTGTGAAGTCCATCAATGATGCTCCTGAATTTGTACAGGATATTCCTGAACAAACTATCGATGAAAAGCAGGAATTCAAGCCCATTGAACTTGACAAGTATATCAAGGATCCGGACCACTCTTTCGAACAACTTAAGTGGACCATTTCTGGCAATAAGGACCTTAAGGTCACTATCGCAGGCAAGACTGCAACCATCAAGACTCCGAACAAACTCTGGAATGGTTCTGAATCCATCAAGTTTAACGTTTGCGACCCTGAAGGCGCTTGCGTTGAATCTGAAAACAGCTTCACTGTAAATTCTGTGAACGACGTTCCGGAATTTGTAAAGCAGATTCCGAACCAGACCATTGACGAAAAGAAGACCTTCGCCAAGATTAAGCTCGACGAGTTTGTCAAGGATGCAGACCATAAGAATTCCGAACTTTCCTGGGAAGTTGATGTTAAGCACCAGGGCAAGGAACCGGAATCTGGTACCCTCAATGTGAATATCGATGAATCCCACGTGGCATCCATCGAAATTCCGGATAAGTACTGGAATGGCACTGCTGTAGCAACCTTTACCTGCACAGACCCGGATGGTGCTTCCATCAAGCAGCCGGTGACCTTCACTGTCAAGTCCATTAACGACCTGCCGGTATTCACCAAGATTCCTGACCAGAACATCGAAGAAAAGAGCGAATTCTCTTCCATTGTCCTGGACGAATATCTGTCCGACGCAGACCACGACATCTCCAAGCTGAAGATCGATATTACCGGCAATAAGGATATCAAGGTCGACCTGAACAACAAGACTCGCGAAGTTTCCTTCAAGACTCCGAGCGAACTCTGGAATGGTTCCGAAACCCTGACCTTTACCGCAACCGACCCGGAAGGCGGTGTTGCCAAGACTCAGATGAAGCTTTCCGCTAAGTCCATCAACGACCCTCCGGTCATGAAGGATATTCCGGAACAGTCCATCAAGGAAAAGGAACAGTTCAAGACTGTTGAACTGGACAAGTATGTAGATGACCTCGACCATGAAAAGGCCAAGCTGAAGTGGACCATCACCGGCAACCGTGAACTCAAGGTTGCTGTCGATGGCAACCGCGTCATGAAGGTCACTCCGCCTAGCCCCCAGTGGAACGGTTCTGAAACCTTGACCATCAAGGTTACTGACCCCGAAGGCGCTACCGATGAACGCTCTGTAGCCTATACCGTGGAATCTGTAAACGATGTTCCGGAATTCACCAAGCAGGTTGCAGCTCAGACTATCAAGGAAAAGGCTCAGTTCCAGCCCATCAAGCTGGGTGAAATGGTGCGCGACCTTGACCACAAGCTTAGCGACCTGAACTTCTCTGTAGAAGTCAAGTCCACCATCAAGGGTAAGGAAGCTGGCCTCAATGTTGAAATTGATGCCCAGAAGGTTGCCAAGATTATCATTCCGAACAAGTTCTGGAATGGTGCTGACGAAATCACCTTTACCGTTACCGACCCCGAAGGTGCAAAGGCTTCCTCCAAGGCTCTGTTCACTGTCCAGTCTGTGAACGACGTGCCTGTCCTTACCAAGATCCCTGACCAGATGATTGATGAAAAGCAGGAATTTGCTTCTATCAACCTGGCAGAACTTGTAACCGATGACGACCATGCCTTCAATCAGCTGAAGTGGACTGTTACCGGCAACAAGGCTTTGAAGATCGATATCGACAAGAATGGCGTTGCAACCATCAAGACCCCCAATAAGCTCTGGAATGGTTCTGAAAAGGTTTCCTTTGCCGTAGCTGACCCGGAAGGCGCTACTGCAAAGTCCGACGCCGTATTTACCGTGAAGTCCATTAACGATGCTCCGGTGATGAAGGACATTGCAAACCAGACCATCAAGGAAAAGGGTGAATTCAAGCCCATTAACCTGAATGACTTTGTTTCTGATGAAGACCACGAAAAGGGTAAGCTGAAGTGGACTGTTTCCGGTAACAAGGACCTTAAGGTTGTTATTGATGCCAACAAGGTTGCAACCGTTACTGCTCCGAGCAAGAACTGGAATGGTTCTGAAGCAATTACCTTCACCGTTACCGACCCTGAAGGCGCTTCTGACAAGCGTATCGTTACCTTTACCGTTGAATCTGTCAACGACCTGCCTGAATTTGTAAAGCCCATCAAGGATCAGACAATTCAGGAAAAGCGTGAATTCGCCATTATCAACTTGAATGAAGTTGCCAAGGACCCGGACCACAAGCCGGAACAGCTGTCCTGGAGCTTCGATATCAAGCCGGCTAAGGGCGCTCCTAAGAACTACACTCCGCAGCTCACTGTGAAGGTTGATGACCAGCGCATGGCCAAGATCGTTATTCCGGACAAGTACTGGAATGGCTCTGAACAGATTACCTTCAAGGTGGAAGACCCGGAAGGCGGCAAGGCTACTTGCACTGCTCTGTTCACCGTTTCCTCTGTAAACGATGCTCCGACCATTGGTAAGATTGAAGACCAGGCAATCAACGAAAAGGAACAGTTCAAGGACTTTAACCTGTCTCAGATTGTTAAGGATCCGGATCATGCCTTTGACAAGTTGAAGATTGAGGTCTCCGGCAACAAGGACCTGAAGGTCAGTGTTGCTAAGGACGGCGCTGTTTCCGTCAAGACTCCGAATGCTCTCTGGAATGGTACAGAAAAGTTGACCTTCACTGTCACCGACCCGGAAGGTGCTTCTGCCAAGGCTATGGCAACCTTCTCCGTGAAGTCCATTAACGACGCTCCGGTGATGAAGGATATTGCAAACCAGACCATTAAGGAAAAGAGTTCCTTCAAGTCCTTCAACCTGGATAGCTTTGTTGAAGACCTTGACCATCCGAAGAACAAGCTGAAGTGGAAGATTGAAGGTGCCAAGGAACTCAAGGTTTCCATGGACGCAAGCCACAATGTGTCTGTGAACCAGCCGAACCCCAACTGGCATGGTGCAGAAACCATCAAGTTCACCGTCACTGACCCGGAAGGTGCTTCTGATAGCCGTTCCGTCGTCTTCACTGTTGAATCTGTAAACGACGCTCCGGCATTTGTCAAGGATCTGAAGGACCAGTCCATCGACGAAAAGAAACAGTTCCAGCCCATCAAGCTTGATGAACTGGTCAAGGACCCGGACCACAAGAATTCCGAATTGAAGTGGACCTTCGATGTCAAGCCCGTCAAGGCCGGCGCTGCTGCCAAGGGCAAGAAGGGTGCTAAGGCTGAAGAGGCTCCTGCTGGTGAAACTTTGAAGGTTAAGGTTGATGCCCAGAATGTGGCTACCATCGTTATCCCGAACAAGTACTGGAATGGTGCCGCCGACATTTCCTTCACCGTTACTGACCCTGAAGGAGCCAAGGTTACCAAGATGGCTCGCTACGAAGTTCGCTCCATCAACGATCCTCCGAAGATCTCCGATAAGGCTCCGAAGGGCGAAACCATCAAGGAAAATGGCGTATTTAAGACTATCGACCTGTCTACTCTTGCATCTGACCCCGATCACAAGGCTACTCAGCTGAAGTGGTCTGTCTCCGGCAACAAGGGCCTGAAGGTGGATCTCCGTAAGGATAACACTGCTATCATCTCTGTTCCGAACAGCCAGTGGAATGGTAAGGAAATGATTTCCTTCACTGTCACTGACCCGGAAGGCGCTTCTGCAACTCACAAGATGAACTTTGAAGTGACCCGAGTGAACGATGCTCCGGTACTGAAGCCGATTCCTGCTCAGAAGATCAAGGAAAAGCAGCAGTTCAAGCCCATTAAGCTTGATGAATTCGTTACCGACCCGGATAACAAGGCTAGCGAACTGAAGTGGACTGTCTCTGGTAACAAGAAGCTGAAGGCTGAAATCAACGGCAGCCGCGTGCTTACTGTTTCCGCTCCGGATCAGTACTTCTGGTGCGAACCCGAAATGCTGGTAATCCAGGTTTCCGACCCGGATGGTGCAACAACTTCCGTGACCACGACCTTCGAAATCACCTCTGTGAATGATGCTCCTGTCATGAAGGATATCCCGGCACAGAAGATCAAGGAAAAGGGTCAGTTCAAGGAAATCGATCTGAACAAGTTTGTTAAGGATCCGGACCACCGTAACGACCAGCTCACTTGGGAAGTTAAGGTAGCTAAGGTTTCTGCCGCAGCTCCCGCCAAGAAGCCTGCCAAGAAGGCTCCTGCCAAGAAGGGCAAGAAGGGCGCTAAGGAAGAAGCTGCCGAACCTGCAGCGGAACCGGTTGACGAATTCCAGGTGGAAGTTGATAGCAAGAACATTGCTCGCATCAAGCTTGCCAATAAGTACTGGAATGGTGAACGCAACGTGACCTTCACTGTGAAGGATCCGGAAGGCGCCTCCGACTCCAAGACGGTCAACTTCCTGGTTGAGTCCGTAAACGATGCTCCGGAAATCAAGCCTATTGCAATTCAGTCCATTAAGGAAAAGGAAAGCTTCAAGGCTATTGACCTGTCTGAATATGTTTCCGATCCGGATCACAAGTTCGAACAGCTTAAGTTTGAACTGGCTCCGGCCCGTGCTCTCAAGGCTTCTATCAATGCCAAGAAGCAGCTGGTTGTGTCTACTCCGGATAAGTTCTGGAATGGTACTGAAAAGCTGAAGCTGGATGTGTTTGACCCGGAAGGAGCAAAGGCTACCCAGCAGATCACCTTCGAAGTTACTCCGGTGAACGATCCTCCGGTAATCAGCAAGATCGATGGCCAGAAGATCAAGGAAAAGGAAAAGTTCCAGATTGTTGACCTGTCCAAGGCTGCAACTGACCCGGATAACAAGCCCAACGAACTTAAGTGGACTGTTTCCGGCAACAAGGATTTGAAGGTCGATATCAAGGGTAACCGCGCCCAGATTCTGACTCCGAACCCCAACTGGTTCGGTAAGGAAACCTTGACCTTCACGGTTAAGGATATTGCTGGTGCATCTGCCTCTGCCAAGGCCACCTTCGAAGTGACCCCGGTAAACGATCCTCCGACCTTGAAGCCTGTTCAGCCTTTTGTCATTGATGAAAAGAAGACCTTTGCTCCCTTCGACTTCAGCAAGGTTGTAAGCGATCCTGACAACAAGCTGGATGAACTCGTTTGGACTTTGGATAACGAAACTCCGGCATCCAAGAACGCAAAGAATGCTCCTGCAAAGGGCAAGAAGGCTAAGCCGGCCAAGAATGCTGAACCTCCTGTAAAGCATGAAATCAACTTCAGCATTAGCGACAAGGGCGTTTTGACTGCTGAAATTCCGAACAAGTACTGGAACGGTTCTGAAACTGTGACCGTGAATGTCTTTGACCCGGCTGGCGAAAAGGCTTCTGTCCAGGTTAAGTACACTGTTAAGCCGGTGAACGATCCTCCTGTTGTGAAGGAAATCCCGGGCCAGGAAACCTTGGAAGGCAAGTCCTTCAAGCCCATCAAGCTGGACAACTACGTTTCCGACCCCGACCACAAGGTTCACGAAATCAAGTGGAAGGTCACCGGTGCTAAGAACCTTGCAGTTGAAATTTCTGGTGGCCGCGAAGCTGTAATCAAGCCCAAGAAGGCCGACTGGTTTGGCGAAGAAACTCTGGTCTTCACTGCTCAGGATCCTGCTGGTGGTATGGACAAGACTGTTGCCAAGTTCGTTGTTAAGCATGTAAATGCAGCTCCGATCATGCGCGATATTCCGGACTTTACCATTAAGGAAAACGAAAACAAGGGTGTTGTTGCCAAGATTAAGCTTGACCAGTATGCTCGCGACAAGGACCATCGCTTCGATGAACTGAAGTGGAGCTTTACTGGAAACAAGTTCTTGACCGTTAAGTACGACAGGAACACCAAGACCGCCATTGTTGCAATGCCTCATGAACACTGGAAGGGCAAGCCGGAACGCATCACGTTCACGGTAACGGACCCCGAAGGTGCAAAGGCTAGCAGAACCGCAACCTTCACTGTGATTGCTGTGAATAATCCTCCGGTAGCAACTGCTCAGACTTACATGACCCAGGAAGGTGACGAACTTAAGGTTCCTGCTTCCGAAGGTCTGATGGCTGGTGTTGTTGATCCTGATGGTGAAAAGCCGGTTGCAGTACAGCTGGTCATGAAGCCCCGCAATGGTAAGATGACCCTCAACGAAAAGGATGGCTCCTTCACCTATATGCCTAACAAGGGCTTCTCTGGCCTTGATGAATTCAGCTTCAAGGTCAAGGATCCGGGTGGCATGTACTCTCAGGTGACTACTGCGGAAATCAACGTATCCTTCAAGATGAAGGATCTTCGCGGTGGCATGAAGAAGGAAGAAGCCAAGAAGGAAGATCCTAAGGAAGATTCCAAGAAGGAAGATCCTAAGAAGGACGCCAAGGGCAAGAAAGGCAAGAAGGGTAAGAAGC